A window of Patescibacteria group bacterium contains these coding sequences:
- a CDS encoding O-antigen ligase family protein, translating into METIKNQIKNLSKPAIYTALCFLYVSIFILPTFFIPFNIFLYLFGIGFASLFILKIPEVGLYTIILCTMVYERFFTLQPIVFDINIYKIYPIDAILLVTFISFLIHHFGNLKSKEIKYTRLEIATFIFFLTLVVAVVYSIIKNPDKELAIATFKNYSYLLILFLTIFIIRTKIQFKRIINVILAGGIILIGFIIYGLASGNGLWSEFTPGTRYLAQTHTYYLLLPVFIAIVFLTYGKEIYGHIRTQAIILIQSTGIIAGLHRHLWLGFGAGLATILLLSDKEKRKIALKNILSVLLAGLIIFSLVIWIAALSNANLNIKASSYVQRFTERVQSLFTLKSSNIEDAAGWRLKAWQEGLILYAKNPVLGIGFGKMINVEFKGFVSTVEMRALHNEPLGLLIQAGLLALIPFIIINIYLIKYFIKLYKTKIEEQPELIALFAFYIATMVSMFFSLYLVTNMLNIFYWIAMGLIVSLYKMYKPEIK; encoded by the coding sequence ATGGAAACCATTAAAAACCAAATAAAAAATCTATCAAAACCGGCAATCTATACAGCATTATGTTTTCTTTATGTCAGTATTTTTATTTTGCCAACATTTTTTATTCCTTTTAATATTTTTCTATACCTTTTCGGCATTGGTTTTGCTTCATTATTTATCCTCAAAATTCCAGAAGTTGGCTTATATACCATAATATTATGCACAATGGTTTACGAAAGATTTTTTACTTTGCAGCCAATTGTTTTTGATATTAATATCTACAAAATTTATCCAATTGATGCAATATTATTAGTTACTTTTATCAGTTTTTTAATTCATCATTTTGGCAATCTAAAAAGCAAAGAAATAAAATATACCAGATTAGAAATTGCCACTTTTATTTTCTTTTTAACATTAGTCGTTGCAGTAGTTTACAGTATTATCAAAAATCCAGACAAAGAATTGGCAATTGCAACATTCAAGAATTATAGCTATTTATTAATTTTATTTTTAACGATTTTTATAATAAGGACAAAGATTCAGTTCAAGAGAATTATAAATGTCATTTTAGCTGGTGGCATTATATTAATTGGCTTTATTATTTATGGACTTGCCTCAGGAAATGGGCTTTGGAGTGAATTTACTCCAGGAACAAGATATTTAGCGCAGACACACACGTATTATCTATTATTGCCAGTTTTTATTGCAATTGTTTTTCTAACATATGGCAAGGAAATTTATGGGCATATCAGAACTCAAGCTATAATTTTAATTCAATCAACAGGCATTATCGCAGGTTTGCACCGACATTTATGGCTTGGATTTGGAGCTGGACTTGCTACAATTTTATTACTATCAGACAAAGAAAAAAGAAAAATCGCTCTAAAAAATATTTTAAGCGTTCTTCTTGCAGGTTTGATAATTTTTTCTTTAGTAATTTGGATTGCTGCTTTATCAAATGCCAATCTTAATATTAAGGCTTCATCTTATGTCCAAAGATTTACAGAAAGAGTTCAATCATTGTTTACCTTAAAATCAAGTAATATTGAAGATGCTGCTGGTTGGAGATTAAAAGCATGGCAAGAAGGCTTAATTTTGTATGCCAAAAATCCAGTTCTGGGCATCGGTTTTGGAAAGATGATCAATGTCGAATTCAAAGGTTTCGTTTCTACAGTTGAAATGAGAGCTTTGCATAATGAGCCATTAGGACTATTGATTCAAGCTGGTTTATTAGCTCTTATTCCATTTATAATAATAAATATTTATTTAATAAAATATTTTATTAAGCTTTACAAGACAAAAATAGAAGAACAGCCAGAATTAATTGCCTTATTTGCTTTTTATATCGCTACAATGGTCAGCATGTTTTTTTCCTTGTATTTAGTTACGAATATGCTTAATATATTCTATTGGATTGCAATGGGATTAATTGTCAGTTTGTATAAGATGTACAAGCCTGAGATTAAATAA
- a CDS encoding glycosyltransferase family 4 protein: MRIVQANKFYYLKGGAERYYFNLIKLLESKGHEIIPFSMQDEKNEPSEYSKYFVSNVDFDKKGQSFKKARRVLYSLEAKKKFEQLICSTKPDLIHIHNIYHQISPSILTIAKKYKIPVVETLHDFKLICPNYTLYSKNELCEQCKKYRYYKCALRKCIKNKFWQSLLASKEMYFHKFIRIYENNVNQFLAPSKFVYDKILKFGIIKPDQITILPEFIFDSTGEGVLSFAKSSQSYILYFGRLIKEKGIKTLINAMKQVKGLELHLAGTGPDEQEFKDLVKKENLNNIKFFGFLDQEKLQQEISNSLFVIHPSEVYETFGLSILENYVLNKPVIASNLGALPEIVKDKQTGLLFKAGDSQDLADKINYLANNQDLAKQMGDNAKILTEQKYSSDDHYQKIIKIYEGLL, encoded by the coding sequence ATGAGAATAGTTCAAGCCAACAAATTTTATTATCTAAAAGGCGGTGCAGAGCGCTATTATTTTAATTTGATAAAATTGCTTGAATCAAAGGGTCATGAGATTATTCCTTTTTCAATGCAGGATGAAAAGAATGAACCAAGCGAATATTCTAAATATTTTGTTAGCAATGTTGATTTTGATAAAAAAGGGCAGAGTTTTAAAAAGGCAAGAAGAGTATTATATTCACTTGAAGCCAAAAAGAAGTTTGAACAACTAATTTGTTCAACCAAGCCAGATCTAATTCATATTCATAATATTTATCACCAGATCTCACCATCAATTCTTACAATTGCTAAAAAATATAAAATTCCAGTTGTTGAAACTTTGCATGATTTTAAGCTTATCTGCCCTAATTATACTTTGTATTCAAAAAACGAACTTTGTGAACAATGCAAAAAATATCGCTATTACAAATGCGCATTAAGAAAATGTATTAAGAATAAATTCTGGCAAAGTTTGTTAGCATCTAAAGAAATGTATTTTCATAAGTTCATCAGAATCTATGAAAACAATGTTAATCAATTTTTAGCGCCAAGCAAATTTGTTTACGATAAAATTTTGAAATTTGGCATTATAAAACCAGATCAAATTACAATTTTACCTGAATTTATTTTTGATTCGACTGGTGAAGGAGTCCTCTCCTTCGCCAAATCGTCGCAATCATATATTTTATATTTTGGTAGGCTTATCAAAGAAAAGGGAATCAAGACTTTAATCAACGCAATGAAACAAGTTAAAGGCTTAGAATTACATCTTGCAGGAACAGGACCAGATGAACAGGAATTTAAAGATTTAGTAAAAAAAGAAAACTTAAATAATATTAAATTTTTTGGCTTTTTAGATCAAGAAAAATTACAGCAAGAAATAAGCAATTCATTATTCGTTATTCATCCTTCCGAAGTCTATGAAACTTTTGGCTTATCGATTTTAGAAAATTATGTTTTAAATAAACCTGTCATCGCATCTAATTTAGGCGCTTTGCCAGAGATAGTAAAAGACAAACAAACTGGTCTTCTGTTCAAAGCAGGCGATAGCCAGGATCTTGCAGATAAAATAAATTATTTAGCTAATAACCAAGATTTAGCTAAGCAAATGGGAGATAACGCCAAAATTTTAACCGAACAAAAATATAGTTCAGATGACCATTATCAAAAGATAATCAAGATCTATGAAGGATTATTATAA